Proteins from a single region of Caloramator sp. E03:
- a CDS encoding phenylacetate--CoA ligase family protein — translation MKNIINKIPPVYQQPIRFIYYSLPDKIRYGRDFRDFYNFLDKSQYWDKSKLQEYQIHKIKEIIQHAYNTVPYYYKLFNEYGIKPNAIQDFDDYKKIPYLTKEIIQNNLKELVSNNYKNNNKNLLYVTTGGSTGIPTGFYIDKKFELIREWAFVTHIWKRVGYDINKVNKCVILRGNIPFNGLYEYKNRELILSSYKLTEENMINYINLINKFNPDFIQAYPSSIYILSNYINENKIIINCKNLKCILCASENLYEFQRKEIENAFNVKVFSFYGHTEHACIGGECEYSNYYHLQSEYGYTELINENGQEVTEEDEIGEIVATGFNNYVVPFIRYKTMDLAVNTNKTCTCGRNYKLIKKVEGRLQELLITFTGRYISMTAINMHSNIFDNVQQFQFYQDTPGVCIFNIVKKPNYTEKDEKIIYRELKKKLGDDMQLIIKYVDNIPRTKSGKYRFLIQKLDIKYGDR, via the coding sequence ATGAAAAATATTATTAATAAAATTCCACCCGTATATCAACAACCTATAAGATTTATTTATTATAGTTTACCAGATAAAATAAGATATGGTAGGGATTTTAGGGATTTTTATAATTTTCTTGATAAATCTCAATATTGGGATAAAAGCAAATTACAAGAATATCAGATTCATAAAATAAAAGAGATTATTCAACATGCATATAATACTGTACCATATTATTATAAATTATTTAATGAATATGGAATAAAACCTAATGCTATTCAAGATTTTGATGATTATAAAAAAATACCTTATTTAACAAAAGAAATTATCCAAAACAATTTAAAGGAATTAGTATCTAATAACTATAAAAATAACAATAAAAACTTATTATATGTAACAACAGGAGGATCTACAGGAATACCTACTGGATTTTATATAGATAAAAAATTTGAATTAATTAGAGAATGGGCTTTTGTTACGCATATATGGAAGAGAGTAGGTTATGATATTAATAAAGTAAATAAATGTGTTATTTTAAGAGGGAATATTCCTTTTAATGGGTTATACGAATATAAAAACAGAGAATTAATTTTATCTTCATATAAATTGACTGAAGAAAATATGATTAATTATATTAATTTAATTAATAAATTTAATCCTGATTTTATACAAGCCTATCCATCATCAATATATATTTTATCAAATTATATTAATGAAAATAAAATAATAATAAATTGTAAAAATTTAAAATGTATATTATGTGCATCTGAAAATTTATATGAATTTCAAAGGAAGGAAATTGAAAATGCATTTAATGTAAAAGTATTTAGTTTTTATGGACATACAGAACATGCTTGTATAGGAGGAGAATGTGAATATAGTAATTATTATCATTTACAATCTGAATATGGTTATACAGAATTAATAAATGAAAATGGTCAAGAAGTAACAGAAGAAGATGAAATAGGTGAAATAGTTGCAACAGGTTTTAATAATTATGTTGTACCTTTTATACGATATAAAACAATGGATCTTGCTGTAAATACAAATAAAACTTGTACCTGTGGAAGAAATTATAAATTAATTAAAAAAGTAGAAGGAAGGTTACAAGAATTATTAATTACATTTACAGGTCGATATATTTCTATGACTGCTATAAATATGCATTCCAATATCTTTGATAATGTACAACAATTTCAATTTTATCAAGATACTCCGGGAGTATGCATATTTAATATTGTTAAAAAACCTAATTATACTGAAAAAGACGAGAAAATTATATATAGGGAATTGAAGAAAAAATTAGGTGATGATATGCAGCTTATAATTAAGTATGTTGATAATATTCCAAGAACAAAATCAGGTAAATATAGATTTTTAATTCAAAAGTTAGATATAAAATATGGAGATAGGTAA
- a CDS encoding glycosyltransferase family 4 protein — protein sequence MENIKIINIIGPYPPPYGGISVHIKRIYNYLKNNNYEVKIYNESKTFFNEDVKIIKSYKTFLLKLFFIKGDIFHFHTIDKKIRMLLGIYKLFNKKIILTIHGESLNNQINDSNFFIRFLLINSLKKLDKIICVNPKIVDELVNLGFNKNKLIYLPAYINPMEEEKDYKNISKEVYSFISKSKFLLCANGWIRFNKNQDLYGIDIMIELINKLKNNNYKVNLIIALLGCESLNDREKEHYNYIKMLINKYNLKQEIFLMEVKDTEFYPILKQSHLFLRPTNTDGYGVSIAEALYFKIPAIASDVCKRPEGTILFKNRDIDDLYEKTVDVIENYKQYKNNLINYTQHDYSQDLLLLYNQMINQ from the coding sequence ATGGAAAATATTAAGATAATTAATATTATAGGCCCATATCCTCCACCCTATGGAGGTATATCAGTACATATTAAAAGAATTTATAATTATTTAAAGAACAATAATTATGAAGTAAAAATTTATAATGAATCTAAAACTTTTTTTAATGAAGATGTAAAGATAATAAAAAGTTATAAAACATTTTTACTTAAACTTTTTTTTATAAAAGGAGATATTTTTCATTTTCATACAATAGACAAAAAAATAAGAATGTTATTAGGTATTTATAAGCTTTTTAATAAAAAAATAATTTTAACAATACATGGTGAAAGTCTTAATAATCAAATAAACGATTCTAATTTTTTTATACGTTTTTTATTAATAAATAGTTTAAAGAAATTAGACAAAATTATTTGTGTTAATCCTAAAATAGTTGATGAATTAGTTAACTTAGGATTTAATAAAAATAAATTAATTTATTTACCTGCATATATTAATCCAATGGAAGAAGAAAAAGATTATAAAAATATATCTAAAGAAGTATATTCATTTATAAGTAAATCTAAATTTCTATTATGTGCAAATGGTTGGATAAGATTTAATAAAAATCAAGATTTATACGGAATTGATATTATGATAGAGTTGATAAATAAGTTAAAAAATAATAATTATAAGGTTAACCTAATAATTGCATTATTAGGATGTGAAAGTTTAAATGACAGAGAAAAAGAGCATTATAATTACATAAAAATGTTAATTAATAAATACAATCTAAAACAAGAAATATTTTTAATGGAGGTAAAAGATACTGAATTTTATCCTATATTAAAACAAAGTCATTTATTTCTTCGCCCTACGAATACGGATGGTTATGGGGTTTCTATTGCTGAAGCATTATATTTTAAAATACCTGCAATTGCAAGTGATGTTTGTAAAAGACCTGAAGGAACTATTTTATTTAAGAACAGGGATATAGATGATTTATATGAAAAGACAGTAGATGTTATAGAAAATTATAAACAATATAAAAATAATCTAATTAATTATACTCAACATGATTATTCACAAGATTTATTGTTATTATATAATCAAATGATAAATCAATGA
- a CDS encoding O-antigen ligase family protein has product MLIIILIILFQAILLKIYNTTNYISILTVYINLLLLLLFSYTLSKYNYNIKEIIIPIVIFSFINSILGLIQFKTGKLFINFKDQEALIRSYSTVKRVSGFIIGDNGAGNLGAILFPILLYNYNNKKNLINLLVLVLNILFTILTFTRIGYLAIIIEIMIYFLYKNKFNNIKNIILFITKIIIIYFCIICFYKFAYNKFYQILFIDRGDTVTGRFLQFRYALMAFITKPLSGIGTGQYNEYIVNNLFLFDPCVIHSQLLNTLVEGGLLIFIPFILFNIFIILKLIKKYKMKNEFIYIIMLIIGNLIATNFNPNQYYDINIYIYYTILFLFLFENKVDFKNKTKDSFYN; this is encoded by the coding sequence TTGCTTATAATTATTTTAATTATTTTATTTCAAGCAATATTATTAAAAATTTATAATACAACTAATTATATTTCTATTTTAACTGTATATATTAATTTATTATTATTACTATTATTTAGTTATACATTAAGTAAATATAATTATAATATAAAAGAAATTATAATTCCAATTGTCATTTTTAGTTTTATTAATTCTATATTAGGTTTAATTCAATTTAAAACAGGAAAATTATTTATTAATTTTAAAGATCAAGAAGCTTTAATAAGAAGTTATTCAACTGTTAAAAGAGTTAGTGGTTTTATTATAGGTGATAATGGAGCAGGTAATTTAGGAGCAATACTTTTTCCCATATTGTTGTATAATTATAATAATAAAAAGAACTTAATTAATTTATTGGTATTAGTATTAAATATATTATTTACAATTTTAACTTTTACAAGAATTGGATATCTTGCGATTATTATTGAAATAATGATATATTTTTTATATAAAAATAAATTTAATAATATAAAAAATATTATTCTATTTATAACGAAGATTATAATAATATACTTTTGTATTATTTGCTTTTATAAATTTGCTTATAATAAATTTTATCAGATTTTATTTATTGATAGAGGTGATACAGTTACAGGTAGATTCTTACAATTTAGATATGCATTAATGGCTTTTATCACTAAACCTTTATCAGGAATTGGTACAGGTCAATATAATGAATATATTGTAAATAATTTATTTTTATTTGATCCGTGTGTAATACATTCACAATTATTAAATACATTGGTTGAAGGTGGATTATTAATTTTTATCCCTTTTATTTTGTTTAATATATTTATTATCTTAAAACTAATAAAAAAATATAAAATGAAAAATGAATTTATATATATAATAATGTTAATAATAGGGAATCTTATAGCTACTAATTTTAATCCTAATCAATATTATGATATTAATATTTATATATATTATACAATTTTATTTTTATTTTTATTTGAAAACAAGGTTGATTTTAAAAATAAAACAAAAGATTCATTTTATAATTAA
- a CDS encoding oligosaccharide flippase family protein, which yields MQKHKDSFIKIGFIYAVGQVLSKALSFILLPIYTRQLGTVGYGQLALADTVLDFIGAFTILGVYSGYYRFYREYDEKDRRKLKNTAINFALILSVFDILLVVLIGQPVAKLIFKFDNNYEILILIIIRSILTQLVTMLMCDYTLNYKATIAVTTNLVNLILNLGFSIFFVVYLKQNIVGVYKGYIYSNFIIFIYLFYKNLKYYRLEFDMSMLKNMLTFSGGLILGNISSTILTLSDRYFLAGYKTYSETGVYSIGYKFGMLIDPLFISPFKSVFTPYKFQIWKNEDAQEKFNDMFNKYHFYGLFILLAISLYSKFIISIFTTKEFINAYKIVPLILFSYFLYGKTEFYILGIQIRNKTYISSFVILTSGICNLILNFLLIPKYGMYGATFATLISYIIINFLYIFIAIPMINIRFNFYKTFIYYLISFIIYLLYLSFTKIYDNITFEIIFSMILLIIYILSCIKLKLIKKDYINKVLIYIKTKLALF from the coding sequence ATGCAAAAGCATAAAGATTCTTTTATAAAAATAGGCTTTATATATGCAGTTGGACAAGTATTATCTAAGGCTTTATCCTTTATTCTATTGCCAATATATACAAGACAATTAGGTACTGTTGGATATGGGCAGCTTGCCCTTGCAGATACAGTTTTAGATTTTATTGGAGCATTTACTATTCTTGGAGTATATTCTGGTTATTACAGATTTTATAGAGAATATGATGAAAAAGATAGAAGAAAATTAAAAAATACAGCAATTAATTTTGCTTTGATTTTATCAGTTTTTGATATATTATTAGTTGTTTTAATAGGACAACCTGTGGCAAAATTGATTTTTAAATTTGATAATAATTATGAAATATTAATTTTAATTATAATAAGAAGTATATTAACACAATTAGTTACGATGCTAATGTGCGATTATACTTTAAATTATAAAGCTACTATTGCCGTTACAACTAATTTGGTTAACTTAATATTAAATTTAGGATTTTCTATCTTTTTTGTTGTTTATTTAAAACAAAATATAGTTGGAGTATATAAAGGATATATATATAGTAATTTTATAATATTTATATATTTATTTTATAAGAATTTAAAATATTATAGATTAGAATTTGATATGTCAATGCTAAAAAATATGCTTACATTTAGTGGAGGATTAATACTTGGGAATATTTCAAGTACAATATTAACCCTTTCTGATAGATATTTTTTGGCAGGATATAAAACATATTCTGAAACTGGGGTATATTCAATAGGATATAAATTTGGGATGTTAATTGATCCTTTATTTATTTCTCCTTTTAAATCTGTATTTACACCATATAAATTTCAAATCTGGAAAAATGAAGATGCCCAAGAAAAATTTAATGATATGTTTAATAAATATCATTTTTATGGGCTATTTATTTTATTAGCAATTTCATTATACAGTAAATTTATTATATCTATTTTTACAACAAAAGAATTTATTAATGCATATAAAATTGTTCCATTAATTTTATTTTCTTATTTTTTGTATGGGAAAACAGAATTTTATATATTAGGTATTCAAATCAGAAACAAAACATATATTAGTAGTTTTGTTATATTGACAAGTGGAATTTGTAATTTAATATTAAATTTTTTACTAATACCTAAATATGGAATGTATGGTGCCACATTTGCTACATTAATATCTTATATTATTATTAATTTTTTATATATTTTTATAGCTATTCCAATGATTAATATTAGGTTTAATTTTTATAAAACTTTTATTTATTATTTAATAAGTTTCATTATTTATCTATTATATTTAAGCTTTACAAAAATATATGATAATATTACTTTTGAAATAATTTTTTCAATGATTTTATTAATTATTTATATATTATCATGTATAAAATTAAAACTTATAAAAAAAGATTATATAAATAAAGTTCTAATATATATAAAAACAAAATTAGCTTTATTTTAA
- a CDS encoding VanZ family protein → MFVLNGFFVYLVLGILLLNALRRNDVIRNNSIVILICVLYAISDEFHQVFVPGRGPNIRDVFIDSTGTLVGILIYLGVKKVRLSKYFRFL, encoded by the coding sequence ATATTCGTTTTAAATGGGTTTTTTGTTTATTTAGTACTTGGAATATTGCTATTAAATGCTTTAAGAAGAAATGATGTAATAAGAAATAATTCTATAGTTATATTAATTTGTGTGCTTTATGCCATTTCAGATGAGTTTCATCAAGTTTTTGTCCCGGGTAGAGGCCCTAATATAAGGGATGTTTTTATTGATAGTACAGGAACACTTGTTGGGATTTTGATTTATTTGGGGGTAAAGAAAGTTAGGCTATCTAAGTATTTTAGATTTTTGTAA